The proteins below are encoded in one region of Segatella copri:
- a CDS encoding IS110 family transposase, which yields MDKELYIGVDVSKQTLDLAYYDGESIDWKKAHIKVSNNNAGFKKIGSWVAKVSKGFDIVLFCMEYTGLYTQNFRLWLEEKHYIYRMVEPRKMHRFEPDLDDGLRSLDRIKTDELDSFRIAIYCEQNHRKILRNPSKLPSPVYFKLKRLLAERKQTVKQSVLYKQQLHDICAYDTDLSVERKNGQLKTLNDALKGIDNEIDMYIKEDADISKNFSLLTSIPGIGRVVALETIVLTENFMAIDNPRKYACYIGVAPFKKESGTSVRKGSSVSKKGFKQAKADLSIACLVCMQHIPNIRDYWERKRKEKCSGIVFNAIKFKMILRMFAVIKRGTPYVETDNYRNGKNKQPGVN from the coding sequence ATGGATAAAGAACTTTACATAGGCGTGGATGTCTCAAAGCAGACTCTCGACCTTGCTTATTATGACGGAGAAAGCATTGATTGGAAGAAAGCCCATATAAAGGTGAGCAACAACAATGCAGGTTTCAAGAAAATTGGTTCATGGGTGGCAAAGGTAAGCAAGGGGTTTGATATAGTCTTGTTCTGTATGGAATATACAGGACTTTACACCCAAAACTTTAGACTGTGGTTGGAAGAGAAACATTATATTTATAGGATGGTGGAACCTCGCAAGATGCATCGCTTTGAGCCAGACTTGGATGATGGACTGCGTTCGCTCGACCGCATCAAGACTGACGAGCTTGATTCTTTCCGCATAGCCATTTACTGTGAGCAGAACCACAGAAAGATTCTTCGCAACCCATCAAAACTTCCTTCTCCTGTATATTTTAAGTTGAAGAGGCTTTTGGCGGAACGCAAGCAGACAGTCAAGCAGTCAGTCCTTTACAAGCAGCAGCTTCATGATATATGTGCGTATGACACAGATTTGTCTGTGGAACGTAAGAATGGGCAACTTAAAACGCTCAATGATGCACTTAAAGGCATAGACAATGAAATTGACATGTACATAAAAGAAGATGCGGACATCAGCAAGAACTTTTCCCTGCTGACATCAATACCTGGTATTGGGCGTGTTGTCGCACTTGAAACCATTGTCTTGACCGAAAACTTCATGGCAATAGATAACCCACGTAAATACGCTTGCTATATTGGTGTCGCTCCTTTCAAGAAAGAATCTGGTACATCTGTGAGAAAAGGCTCGTCAGTCTCTAAGAAAGGTTTTAAACAGGCAAAGGCAGATTTGTCCATTGCCTGTTTGGTTTGCATGCAGCACATTCCGAACATCAGAGATTACTGGGAACGCAAGAGAAAGGAGAAATGCAGTGGAATAGTGTTTAATGCAATCAAGTTTAAGATGATACTCCGTATGTTTGCCGTTATAAAACGAGGTACTCCGTATGTGGAGACGGACAATTATCGAAATGGGAAAAACAAGCAACCAGGAGTGAACTAA